A genomic segment from Variovorax paradoxus B4 encodes:
- a CDS encoding 2OG-Fe dioxygenase family protein translates to MTTAAFAPPFIQPAELQAALREQGYAVLSPQGVSDWLGVPLAQLEALHADWNDLPPDEYLKDGGRYRTRRHACFTVEGDSIARAPHRAHWQPIEYNALHGGMQRWFAPMHEATVAQPAWQRLLQRLGEAASGMRGAAAAQPWFVEAHQFRIDTAGGIGRPTPEGAHRDGVDLVAVALVGRSGIKGGETRVFEASGRRGERFTMTEPWTLLLLDDARVIHESTPIQPLEEGGAGWRDTLVVTCRTGGFQGD, encoded by the coding sequence GTGACCACGGCCGCATTCGCCCCACCATTCATCCAGCCCGCCGAACTGCAGGCCGCCCTGCGTGAACAAGGCTATGCGGTTTTGAGCCCGCAAGGCGTGAGCGACTGGCTGGGCGTGCCGCTCGCGCAGCTCGAAGCGCTGCATGCCGACTGGAACGATCTTCCGCCGGACGAATACTTGAAGGACGGTGGTCGCTATCGCACGCGGCGCCACGCCTGCTTCACGGTCGAGGGCGATTCGATTGCGCGGGCGCCGCATCGCGCGCACTGGCAACCGATCGAATACAACGCGCTGCATGGCGGCATGCAGCGCTGGTTCGCGCCCATGCATGAGGCCACCGTGGCGCAGCCGGCCTGGCAGCGCCTGCTGCAGCGCCTGGGCGAAGCCGCGAGCGGCATGCGCGGCGCAGCGGCAGCGCAGCCGTGGTTCGTCGAGGCGCACCAGTTCCGCATCGACACCGCGGGCGGCATCGGCCGGCCCACGCCCGAAGGCGCGCATCGCGACGGCGTCGACCTGGTGGCGGTGGCACTGGTCGGGCGCAGCGGCATCAAGGGTGGTGAAACGCGCGTGTTCGAAGCCAGCGGGCGGCGCGGCGAGCGCTTCACCATGACCGAGCCATGGACGCTGCTCCTGCTCGACGACGCGCGCGTGATCCACGAGTCCACGCCGATCCAGCCGCTCGAGGAGGGCGGCGCAGGCTGGCGCGACACGCTTGTCGTCACCTGCCGCACCGGGGGTTTCCAGGGGGATTGA
- a CDS encoding VF530 family DNA-binding protein, with translation MTDEAPAGPAPAPAKPAHQPRNPLHGLTLEAIVKALADHYGWEQLGELVPIRCFAIDPSVGSSLKFLRKTPWAREKVESLYLFMLREQRREQQQQQPQPPQR, from the coding sequence GTGACCGACGAGGCCCCCGCTGGGCCGGCCCCGGCACCCGCCAAGCCGGCCCACCAGCCCCGCAACCCGCTGCACGGGCTCACGCTGGAGGCCATCGTGAAGGCGCTGGCCGATCACTACGGCTGGGAGCAGCTCGGCGAACTCGTTCCCATCCGCTGCTTCGCCATCGACCCGAGCGTGGGTTCCAGCCTCAAGTTCCTGCGCAAGACGCCGTGGGCGCGCGAGAAGGTCGAAAGCCTCTATCTCTTCATGCTGCGCGAACAGCGCCGTGAGCAGCAGCAGCAACAACCACAGCCTCCGCAGCGATGA
- a CDS encoding MFS transporter, with translation MQMWVARLFGTAASQMLLVAIGWHMYELTGSAWDLGLVGLYQFVPALLLALLAGHVVDRHHRGRIVAACFAVQGLVALVLLLAVVQRFDTRGLLLGLSLVLGAVRAFQMPAQQALTPLLVPPSMLPRAMAFSSAGMQGAIIGGPALGGLLFVAGMAVVYGASVLCFAVACVLVLRLRYAYTPAAREPVTLATVFAGVDFIWKRKPVLGAVSLDLFAVLLGGAVALLPIYAKDILHTGPWGLGLLRGAPAVGALVMSIALTRRPIERNIGRTLLMAVGLFGLCMVVFGISRSFIVSLVALAVSGGADMVNVVIRQTLVQLETPDAMRGRVSAVNSIFIGASNQLGEFESGATAALLGPVGSVVVGGVGTMMVALGWFKLFPSLAQRDRLVVAMPAAAK, from the coding sequence ATGCAGATGTGGGTGGCGCGGCTCTTCGGCACCGCGGCCTCGCAGATGCTGCTGGTGGCCATCGGCTGGCATATGTACGAGCTCACCGGCAGCGCCTGGGACCTGGGGCTCGTGGGCCTCTACCAGTTCGTGCCCGCCTTGCTGCTCGCGCTGCTCGCCGGCCACGTGGTCGACCGCCACCACCGCGGTCGCATCGTGGCGGCCTGCTTTGCGGTGCAGGGGCTGGTGGCGCTGGTGCTGCTGCTCGCGGTGGTGCAGCGCTTCGACACGCGCGGCCTGCTGCTGGGGCTGTCGCTGGTGCTGGGCGCGGTGCGGGCCTTCCAGATGCCAGCGCAGCAGGCGCTGACGCCGTTGCTGGTGCCGCCCTCGATGCTGCCGCGCGCCATGGCTTTCAGTTCGGCCGGCATGCAGGGCGCGATCATCGGCGGGCCGGCGCTCGGCGGCCTGTTGTTCGTGGCCGGCATGGCGGTGGTATACGGCGCCAGCGTGCTGTGCTTCGCGGTGGCCTGCGTGCTCGTCCTGCGGTTGCGCTATGCCTACACGCCGGCCGCGCGCGAGCCGGTCACGCTGGCCACGGTATTCGCGGGCGTCGATTTCATCTGGAAGCGCAAGCCGGTGCTCGGCGCCGTCTCGCTCGACCTCTTCGCGGTGCTGCTGGGCGGCGCGGTGGCGCTGCTGCCGATCTACGCCAAGGACATCCTGCACACGGGGCCCTGGGGGCTCGGCCTGCTGCGCGGCGCGCCGGCCGTGGGCGCGCTGGTGATGTCGATCGCCCTCACGCGCCGGCCCATCGAGCGCAACATCGGCCGCACGCTGCTGATGGCCGTCGGGCTCTTCGGGCTCTGCATGGTGGTGTTCGGCATTTCGCGCAGCTTCATCGTCTCCCTGGTTGCGCTGGCGGTGTCCGGCGGGGCCGACATGGTCAACGTGGTGATCCGCCAGACCCTGGTTCAGCTCGAGACGCCCGACGCGATGCGCGGCCGGGTGAGTGCGGTCAACTCGATCTTCATCGGCGCCAGCAACCAGCTGGGCGAGTTCGAATCGGGGGCCACGGCGGCGCTGCTCGGGCCGGTGGGCTCCGTGGTGGTGGGCGGCGTGGGAACCATGATGGTGGCGCTGGGCTGGTTCAAGCTGTTTCCGTCGCTGGCGCAGCGGGACCGGCTGGTGGTCGCGATGCCGGCGGCGGCCAAATAG
- a CDS encoding NAD(P)/FAD-dependent oxidoreductase produces MQTTNASARPHVVIVGCGFGGLEAARRLESADVDVTVIEKTNHHLFQPLLYQVATAGLAAPSIAAPVRALFRQQPRITTLLGEVSAIDPAARAVRLTNGSLVSYDHLVVAAGATHSYFGHDEWAPVAPGLKTLADAFEIRRRVLMSFEAAETATDPERRRALLTFAVIGAGPTGVEMAGTLAEIAKHTLAGEFRHIDPGSAQVLLIEGGPRVLQAMPENLSQKALEQLEKLGVEVRLNARVTAIDAGGLEVQSGGGADGAPATSYRIDTSCVVWAAGVAASPLGRMLGEATGAECDRAGRIKVEPDLSLAGHPEISVVGDLAAALSYAPGKPPKPVPGVSPGAKQMGRAAAANILRRIAGEPTVPFRYRDYGNLATIGRNSAVVDLETPLGPLRFSGRLAWLFWLFAHAYFLIGFRNRIVVMMDWASAYWSFQRNARVVADVQGKSES; encoded by the coding sequence ATGCAAACGACCAACGCCTCCGCCCGCCCCCATGTCGTCATCGTCGGCTGCGGATTCGGCGGACTCGAAGCCGCCCGCAGGCTCGAAAGCGCCGACGTGGACGTGACGGTGATCGAAAAGACCAACCACCACCTGTTCCAGCCCCTGCTCTACCAGGTGGCGACCGCCGGGCTCGCCGCGCCGTCGATCGCGGCGCCGGTGCGTGCCCTGTTCCGTCAGCAGCCGCGCATCACCACGCTGCTCGGCGAAGTGAGTGCCATCGATCCGGCAGCGCGCGCGGTCCGGTTGACCAACGGCAGCCTGGTGAGCTACGACCACCTCGTCGTCGCGGCCGGCGCCACGCACAGCTATTTCGGCCATGACGAATGGGCGCCCGTCGCGCCCGGCCTGAAGACGCTGGCCGACGCCTTCGAGATCCGCCGCCGCGTGCTGATGTCGTTCGAGGCGGCCGAAACCGCGACCGACCCGGAGCGCCGGCGCGCCCTGCTCACCTTCGCGGTGATCGGCGCCGGCCCGACGGGGGTCGAAATGGCAGGCACGCTGGCCGAGATTGCCAAGCACACGCTCGCCGGCGAGTTCCGCCACATCGACCCCGGGAGCGCGCAGGTGCTGCTGATCGAAGGCGGACCGCGCGTGCTGCAGGCCATGCCCGAGAACCTCAGCCAGAAGGCGCTCGAACAACTGGAAAAACTTGGCGTGGAGGTGCGGCTCAATGCGCGCGTGACCGCCATCGACGCCGGCGGGCTCGAAGTGCAGTCCGGCGGTGGCGCCGACGGCGCACCTGCCACCAGCTACCGCATCGACACCAGCTGCGTGGTGTGGGCGGCAGGCGTCGCAGCTTCGCCGCTGGGGCGCATGCTGGGCGAGGCGACCGGCGCCGAATGCGACCGCGCAGGCCGCATCAAGGTCGAGCCCGACCTGAGCCTGGCCGGCCATCCCGAGATCAGCGTGGTGGGCGACCTGGCAGCAGCTTTGAGCTACGCCCCCGGCAAGCCGCCGAAGCCGGTGCCCGGCGTGTCGCCCGGCGCCAAGCAGATGGGCCGCGCGGCGGCCGCCAACATTCTTCGCCGCATCGCGGGCGAGCCGACCGTGCCTTTCCGCTACCGGGACTACGGCAACCTGGCCACCATCGGCCGCAACTCGGCGGTGGTGGACCTGGAAACGCCCCTCGGCCCGCTGCGCTTCAGCGGCCGGCTCGCATGGCTGTTCTGGCTGTTCGCGCACGCGTACTTCCTGATCGGGTTCCGCAACCGCATCGTGGTGATGATGGACTGGGCCAGCGCCTACTGGAGCTTCCAGCGCAATGCGCGCGTGGTGGCGGACGTGCAGGGCAAGAGCGAGTCCTAG
- a CDS encoding GNAT family N-acetyltransferase, whose amino-acid sequence MSDYEVRPATMRDAKAVAEVHALAAKAAYEGILPEEELRVLAPASREAKWREAIEFSEPQVQVAVLDGEIVGFVGFDRSRDPKTPSTTGEIWAIYVKPEHWGKGIGVALWDAAREGLEEEGCTTVTVWVPIRNDRAMRFHELAGFKREMKTAKTTALGTVRVEEIRLKRSVA is encoded by the coding sequence ATGTCAGATTACGAAGTTCGCCCCGCCACCATGCGCGACGCCAAGGCCGTCGCCGAAGTCCATGCCCTGGCCGCCAAGGCTGCCTACGAAGGCATCCTGCCCGAAGAAGAGCTGCGCGTGCTGGCACCCGCCTCGCGCGAAGCCAAGTGGCGCGAAGCCATCGAGTTCAGCGAGCCGCAGGTGCAGGTGGCGGTGCTCGACGGAGAAATCGTCGGCTTCGTCGGCTTCGACCGCTCGCGCGATCCCAAGACGCCGTCCACCACGGGCGAGATCTGGGCCATCTACGTCAAGCCCGAGCATTGGGGCAAGGGCATCGGTGTCGCCCTCTGGGACGCCGCGCGCGAAGGCCTCGAGGAAGAGGGCTGCACCACGGTCACGGTCTGGGTGCCCATTCGCAACGACCGCGCCATGCGCTTCCATGAACTCGCCGGCTTCAAGCGCGAAATGAAGACCGCCAAGACCACCGCGCTGGGCACCGTGCGGGTCGAAGAGATCCGCCTCAAGCGCAGCGTCGCCTGA
- a CDS encoding RluA family pseudouridine synthase, whose translation MPDIDLIHEDAHLLVLNKPAGLLCVPGRGEDKQDCLSARAVRRWPDALVVHRLDMATSGLVLMARGAAMQRALGDAFAERRVHKRYEAIVDGALPVEDEWSVIDAPLMADWPNRPLQKVDPAGKPSLTRWRALSSASASNARAEATHLLLEPLTGRSHQLRVHLLSIGHPILGDALYSSADVRARAPRLLLHASELGFVHPVTQQALCLQSPPGFDFSSLTARP comes from the coding sequence ATGCCGGACATCGACCTCATCCACGAAGACGCCCACCTGCTGGTGCTGAACAAGCCCGCCGGCCTGCTCTGCGTGCCCGGGCGGGGCGAAGACAAGCAGGACTGCCTGAGCGCGCGCGCCGTGCGGCGATGGCCCGACGCGCTGGTCGTTCACCGGCTCGACATGGCCACCAGCGGGCTGGTGCTGATGGCGCGCGGCGCCGCCATGCAGCGTGCGCTCGGCGACGCCTTTGCCGAGCGCCGGGTACACAAGCGCTACGAAGCCATCGTGGATGGCGCGCTGCCGGTGGAAGACGAGTGGTCGGTCATCGACGCGCCGCTGATGGCCGACTGGCCGAACCGTCCGCTGCAGAAGGTGGACCCGGCCGGCAAGCCCAGCCTCACGCGATGGCGTGCGCTGTCTTCGGCTTCAGCGTCGAACGCAAGGGCCGAGGCCACGCACCTGCTGCTGGAGCCGCTCACGGGGCGCTCGCATCAATTGCGCGTGCACCTGCTGTCGATCGGCCATCCGATTCTGGGAGACGCGCTCTACAGCAGCGCCGATGTCCGGGCGCGTGCACCGCGCCTGCTGCTGCATGCCAGCGAACTGGGTTTCGTGCACCCGGTCACGCAGCAAGCCCTTTGCTTGCAGAGCCCGCCCGGTTTCGATTTCTCTTCTCTTACAGCCCGCCCTTGA
- a CDS encoding 2Fe-2S iron-sulfur cluster-binding protein: MRVRLEPSGLGFDAEAGTTLLKSAEAAGIEMPSSCRNGTCRTCICHLVSGSIRHIIEWPGLSAEEKAEGWILPCVAEAQSDLTIDAPQAFSVF, encoded by the coding sequence ATGAGGGTCCGGCTCGAACCGTCGGGCCTCGGCTTCGACGCCGAGGCTGGCACCACGCTTCTGAAATCGGCCGAGGCGGCCGGCATCGAAATGCCGAGTTCCTGCCGCAACGGCACCTGCCGCACCTGCATCTGCCATCTGGTGTCGGGCTCCATCCGCCACATCATCGAATGGCCGGGCCTGAGCGCCGAGGAAAAGGCCGAGGGCTGGATCCTGCCCTGCGTGGCCGAGGCGCAGAGCGACCTCACGATCGATGCGCCCCAGGCGTTTTCGGTCTTCTGA
- a CDS encoding DUF2164 domain-containing protein: protein MTIEIAKEARQQAIASIERYFNENMEEKIGNIAAGALLGFFLEEVGPIVYNKAVADVQERLQSRISEVDLEVHEDEFQYWRKFERQKKGR from the coding sequence ATGACCATCGAGATCGCCAAGGAAGCACGGCAGCAAGCCATCGCGTCGATCGAGCGCTACTTCAACGAGAACATGGAGGAGAAGATCGGCAACATCGCGGCGGGCGCACTGCTCGGTTTCTTTCTTGAAGAGGTCGGCCCCATCGTCTACAACAAGGCCGTGGCCGACGTGCAGGAGCGGCTGCAGTCGCGCATCTCGGAGGTCGATCTCGAAGTGCACGAGGACGAGTTCCAGTATTGGCGCAAGTTCGAACGGCAGAAAAAGGGCCGCTAG
- a CDS encoding universal stress protein yields MFNHILVPIDGSETSMLAVSKASGLALAFGSRITLIHVIDNYPFIGVGADYALGQNEYLAAATASANAALARGVAALAAEGLHSDQRVIDGHVVHEGIVDTAIAIAADLIVMGSHGRSGIEKLLLGSVTQRVLQDAPMPVLVVKGGL; encoded by the coding sequence ATGTTCAATCACATCCTGGTTCCGATCGACGGCTCCGAAACTTCCATGCTCGCGGTCAGCAAGGCCAGCGGCCTGGCGCTGGCGTTCGGAAGCCGCATCACGTTGATCCACGTGATCGACAACTATCCCTTCATCGGCGTGGGTGCGGACTACGCGCTGGGCCAGAACGAATACCTGGCCGCAGCCACCGCGAGCGCGAATGCGGCACTCGCACGCGGCGTGGCGGCACTCGCCGCCGAAGGCCTGCACAGCGACCAGCGCGTGATCGACGGCCACGTGGTGCACGAAGGCATCGTCGACACCGCCATTGCCATCGCGGCCGACCTGATCGTGATGGGCTCGCACGGACGCAGCGGCATCGAGAAGCTGCTGCTGGGCAGCGTCACGCAGCGCGTGCTGCAGGACGCGCCCATGCCGGTGCTCGTGGTCAAGGGCGGGCTGTAA
- a CDS encoding DUF427 domain-containing protein — protein MKATWNGVTIAESDDTVLVEGNHYFPMSSLNRDHVTFSNHKTTCPWKGMASYYSLLVNGELNTDAAWYYADPKPEAEEIRDRVAFWKDVKVTAS, from the coding sequence ATGAAAGCAACCTGGAACGGCGTCACCATCGCCGAAAGCGACGACACCGTGCTCGTCGAAGGCAACCACTATTTCCCGATGAGCTCGCTCAACCGTGACCACGTGACCTTCAGCAACCACAAGACCACCTGCCCCTGGAAGGGCATGGCCAGCTACTACTCGCTGCTGGTCAACGGCGAGCTCAACACCGACGCCGCCTGGTACTACGCCGACCCGAAGCCCGAAGCCGAGGAAATCCGCGACCGGGTTGCGTTCTGGAAGGACGTGAAAGTCACCGCGTCGTGA
- a CDS encoding DUF808 domain-containing protein, with protein MATSLLLLLDDIATVLDDVSVLTKVAAKKTAGVLGDDLALNAQQVSGVKADRELPVVWAVCKGSFVNKLILVPAALAIGTWLPWLVTPLLMVGGAFLCFEGCEKLAHKFLHRQEHEADTARHERAVADEAVDVVAVEKDKIKGAVRTDFILSAEIIAITLGTVQGQSFLTQFTVLAGIALIMTIGVYGLVAGIVKLDDAGLYLSQQASKAAQALGRGILAAAPWLMKGLSIAGTAAMFLVGGGILVHGVPALGHAVEDWAAATGGVFGALGSMGVNAGIGLVAGAVVLAVVELVKKLRR; from the coding sequence ATGGCCACCAGCCTGCTTCTGCTGCTCGACGACATCGCGACCGTCCTGGACGATGTCTCGGTCCTCACCAAGGTCGCCGCCAAGAAGACGGCCGGCGTGCTCGGCGACGACCTTGCGCTCAATGCCCAGCAGGTCTCGGGGGTCAAGGCCGACCGCGAATTGCCGGTGGTCTGGGCGGTGTGCAAGGGCTCGTTCGTCAACAAGCTCATCCTGGTGCCCGCGGCGCTGGCCATCGGCACCTGGCTGCCCTGGCTGGTCACGCCGCTGCTGATGGTGGGCGGCGCCTTCCTTTGCTTCGAGGGCTGCGAGAAGCTGGCCCACAAGTTCCTGCACAGGCAGGAGCACGAAGCCGATACCGCGCGCCATGAGCGCGCCGTGGCCGATGAGGCCGTCGACGTGGTCGCGGTCGAAAAGGACAAGATCAAGGGCGCGGTGCGCACCGACTTCATTCTTTCGGCCGAGATCATCGCCATCACGCTGGGCACCGTGCAGGGCCAGTCCTTTCTCACGCAGTTCACCGTGCTCGCAGGCATTGCGCTGATCATGACCATCGGCGTCTACGGCCTGGTGGCCGGCATCGTGAAGCTCGACGACGCGGGGCTCTACCTGAGCCAGCAGGCGAGCAAGGCTGCGCAGGCCCTGGGCCGCGGCATTCTCGCGGCGGCGCCCTGGCTCATGAAGGGGCTGTCGATTGCGGGCACCGCGGCCATGTTCCTGGTGGGCGGCGGCATCCTGGTGCACGGCGTGCCGGCCCTCGGCCATGCCGTCGAAGACTGGGCTGCGGCCACCGGCGGCGTGTTCGGCGCGCTGGGGTCGATGGGGGTGAATGCGGGCATCGGCCTTGTGGCCGGTGCCGTGGTGCTTGCGGTGGTCGAACTCGTCAAGAAGCTCCGCCGCTGA
- the egtB gene encoding ergothioneine biosynthesis protein EgtB, with amino-acid sequence MTLSRPITQAASALRDKFREVRAASLALAAPLSAEDQCIQSMPDASPTKWHLAHTTWFFETVLLQPHAAGYRPFDVRFHYLFNSYYEALGPRHPRPQRGLLTRPSVNEVHAYRSHVDEAVLALLEGGTGEHDWAAIEPIVTLGLHHEQQHQELLLTDILHALSCNPLLPAYRPAAGPVLRLAAVPQAMRWLPQPGGVVQVGHEGPQQGFAFDNETPRHAALLQPYAIADRLVSCGDYAQFIADGGYQRPELWLSDGWAAVQAQGWRHPAYWLAADDPRLETQPQQGGWQVFGLHGLRPMEADAPVSQLSFYEAAAYAEWAGARLPTEFEWEAAFDAPGISQMTSHVWQWTRSSYDPYPGFRPMPGIAAEYNGKFMVGQLVLRGGSVATPAGHTRPSYRNFFPPAARWQFSGLRLAKDV; translated from the coding sequence ATGACGCTTTCCCGGCCGATCACCCAGGCGGCGAGCGCACTGCGCGACAAGTTCCGCGAAGTGCGCGCCGCCAGCCTGGCACTCGCCGCGCCGCTCTCCGCCGAAGACCAGTGCATCCAGTCGATGCCCGACGCGAGCCCGACCAAATGGCATCTCGCGCACACGACCTGGTTCTTCGAGACCGTGCTGCTCCAGCCGCACGCCGCGGGCTACCGGCCGTTCGACGTGCGGTTTCACTACCTCTTCAATTCGTACTACGAGGCACTGGGGCCGCGCCACCCGCGGCCACAGCGAGGGTTGCTCACGCGGCCTTCCGTGAACGAGGTGCATGCCTACCGCAGCCATGTCGACGAGGCGGTGCTCGCATTGCTCGAAGGCGGCACTGGCGAGCACGACTGGGCCGCCATCGAGCCCATCGTCACGCTCGGGCTGCACCATGAGCAGCAGCACCAGGAACTGCTGCTCACCGACATCCTCCATGCCTTGTCATGCAATCCGCTGCTGCCCGCCTACAGGCCCGCGGCAGGGCCCGTGCTGCGGCTTGCCGCCGTGCCTCAGGCCATGCGCTGGCTGCCGCAGCCTGGCGGCGTGGTGCAGGTGGGCCATGAGGGGCCGCAGCAGGGTTTTGCCTTCGACAACGAAACGCCGCGCCATGCGGCCCTGCTGCAGCCCTATGCCATTGCCGACCGGCTGGTGAGCTGCGGCGACTATGCGCAGTTCATTGCCGATGGCGGCTACCAGCGCCCCGAACTCTGGCTCTCCGACGGCTGGGCCGCCGTGCAGGCGCAGGGCTGGCGCCATCCGGCCTACTGGCTGGCCGCCGACGATCCCCGGCTGGAGACCCAGCCGCAACAGGGCGGCTGGCAGGTGTTCGGCCTGCATGGCCTGCGGCCGATGGAGGCCGACGCGCCGGTGTCGCAGCTGAGCTTCTACGAGGCCGCCGCCTATGCCGAATGGGCCGGTGCGCGCCTGCCTACCGAATTCGAATGGGAAGCCGCCTTCGATGCGCCCGGCATCTCGCAGATGACGAGCCACGTCTGGCAATGGACGCGCTCTTCCTACGATCCGTATCCCGGGTTCAGGCCCATGCCCGGCATCGCGGCCGAATACAACGGCAAGTTCATGGTGGGTCAACTGGTGTTGCGCGGTGGCAGCGTGGCCACCCCGGCCGGGCACACGCGGCCCAGCTACCGCAATTTCTTTCCGCCGGCGGCGCGCTGGCAGTTCTCGGGGCTGCGGCTCGCGAAAGACGTTTGA
- the egtD gene encoding L-histidine N(alpha)-methyltransferase: protein MRNPTSSSSLSFAAAQQQRQPVAPAGLESTPLLSEFGREMQAGLARKPRRISPKYFYDAAGSQLFDRICELPEYYPTRTELRILGECAGEIAEQIGPGAEIVEFGAGSLTKVRLLLDALESPRRYLPIDISGEHLAAAAERLRADYPELVVQPIAADYTMPLVLPAPLPGAGKRVGFFPGSTIGNFEPDEALAFLQLAARMLRGGGLLIGVDLVKDPGRLHAAYNDAQGVTSAFNLNLLRRANTELDANFDLDGFAHAAFYNAPKQRIEMHLVSRRDQTVSLNGERFGFEEGETIHTEYSHKFTVDGLRALAVKAGFRPGAVWTDPERLFSVHWLGA from the coding sequence ATGCGCAATCCAACATCCTCGTCCTCCCTTTCGTTTGCCGCCGCCCAACAGCAGCGCCAGCCCGTGGCGCCTGCCGGCCTGGAGAGCACGCCGCTGCTCTCCGAGTTCGGCCGCGAGATGCAGGCGGGCCTTGCGCGCAAGCCGCGCCGGATTTCACCCAAGTATTTTTACGACGCGGCGGGTTCGCAACTGTTCGACCGCATCTGCGAATTGCCGGAGTACTACCCCACGCGTACCGAGCTGCGCATCCTCGGCGAATGCGCCGGGGAGATCGCCGAGCAGATCGGTCCCGGCGCGGAAATCGTGGAGTTCGGCGCTGGCTCCCTGACCAAGGTGCGGCTGCTGCTCGATGCGCTTGAATCGCCCCGGCGCTACCTGCCGATCGACATCTCTGGCGAGCACCTGGCGGCCGCCGCCGAGCGACTCAGGGCCGATTACCCGGAGCTGGTGGTGCAGCCGATTGCGGCGGACTACACGATGCCGCTGGTGCTGCCGGCGCCGTTGCCAGGCGCGGGCAAGCGCGTGGGATTCTTCCCCGGCTCGACGATCGGAAATTTCGAACCCGACGAGGCGCTGGCCTTCCTGCAGCTCGCGGCGCGGATGCTGCGCGGCGGGGGGCTGCTGATCGGCGTCGACCTGGTGAAGGATCCAGGACGCCTGCATGCGGCGTACAACGACGCACAGGGCGTGACGTCGGCGTTCAACCTCAACCTGCTGCGGCGCGCCAATACCGAGCTCGATGCGAACTTCGACCTCGACGGCTTTGCGCACGCGGCGTTCTACAACGCGCCGAAGCAGCGCATCGAGATGCATCTGGTGAGCCGGCGGGACCAGACGGTTTCATTGAATGGCGAGCGGTTCGGGTTCGAGGAAGGGGAGACGATCCATACCGAGTACTCGCACAAGTTCACTGTGGATGGATTGCGGGCCCTGGCTGTGAAGGCGGGGTTTCGGCCGGGGGCGGTCTGGACGGATCCGGAGAGGCTCTTCAGCGTGCATTGGCTCGGGGCCTGA